The following are from one region of the Ananas comosus cultivar F153 linkage group 20, ASM154086v1, whole genome shotgun sequence genome:
- the LOC109725514 gene encoding protein NBR1 homolog, with the protein MDYPAINPQVFDREVVIKVKYGNILKRFNTRVYGQYLDYDITRLRMKIINVFKLSPDAELTLTYTDEDNDIVTLDDDDDLHAAVKQQLNPIRITAQMKCDASADAELTPQSANPTPRSPNSNFDPAQLGSAVEEALKSLPEHVRTKFSKLSQDIFSKAVASAPPLAETLQFLSKLEFLNDTRPSNGSMGQSSVNVNASNEQKDNPVPERSDKQPKTDHTSLEVRTEAPQNHGAAGFSPIDDVLPYLLTKNNDEKKNVSKVHHSPYSDSLIVEPLGCHEVPKMPTFPHYGVGTDAVGNETIKQKALGTLLPSTFGGGFIRNDVPSFHGWPLGAPSNAVPRPGFGYSHFEHPYRPYIGDGYPESMLHTFHRGVQCDGCGMNPISGPRYKSKVKDNYDLCSICFSRMGNKDDYTRMDKPSPFPHKMFNHHPKSRCVSLGFTTRPTREKLEGRFIKDVAVHDGTMMAPNTKFTKIWRMRNNGTTPWPYGTRIVWVGGDHIASQDRVQLEIPTNGFAVDKEIDIAVDFIAPPLPGRYISYWRLAAPLGQKFGQRVWVLIQVESPSPPTSGSKLSLNLNLPPAGSSSSVIEMMGTNVETKDEAHPQPNVTNTAEELIKPLVDDGPVIITDEPVEPPIVVVPPVQYPAVDFPTSAPPQPPPSPLLQAFNHDNSVEEVMLKELEEMGFKQIDLNKEVLRQNKYDLDQSVGDLCGFSEWDPLLIELEEMGFADKERNKKMLEKNGGSIKRAVMDLVAEEKKPI; encoded by the exons atgGACTACCCGGCGATCAACCCCCAGGTCTTCGACCGCGAGGTCGTTATCAAG GTAAAGTACGGCAATATTCTCAAGCGGTTCAATACTCGTGTTTATGGGCAGTACTTGGATTATGACATAACAAGACTTAGGATGAAGATCATCAATGTCTTTAAGCTGAGCCCAGATGCTGAGCTCACTCTTACCTACACAGACGAAGACAATGACATCGTCACGTTGGACGATGATGATGATCTGCATGCTGCCGTTAAACAGCAATTGAACCCTATCAGGATCACTGCTCAAATGAAATGCGATGCTTCTGCTGATGCTGAACTGACACCTCAGTCTGCAAACCCCACCCCAAGGTCTCCGAATTCCAACTTCGATCCTGCTCAGTTAGGCTCAGCTGTAGAAGAAGCACTGAAGAGTCTCCCAGAGCACGTTCGGACTAAATTTTCAAAGTTATCTCAGGACATCTTTTCAAAAGCTGTAGCTTCTGCACCGCCATTAGCTGAAACTCTGCAGTTCCTGTCAAAGTTGGAGTTTTTAAATGACACTCGGCCTTCGAATGGCTCAATGGGCCAATCATCTGTTAATGTGAATGCAAGTAATGAGCAGAAAGATAACCCAGTTCCAGAACGCTCAGATAAGCAGCCCAAAACAGATCATACTTCTCTTGAAGTCAGGACTGAAGCTCCTCAAAATCACGGCGCAGCTGGATTTAGCCCTATCGACGATGTGTTGCCGTACCTCTTGACAAAAAACAATGATGAGAAGAAGAATGTTAGCAAAGTTCATCATAGTCCTTATTCTGATTCATTAATTGTTGAGCCTTTAGGGTGTCATGAGGTTCCAAAGATGCCAACTTTCCCTCATTATGGAGTTGGAACGGATGCTGTGGGCAATGAGACAATTAAACAGAAAGCCTTAGGCACATTATTGCCTTCGACCTTCGGTGGTGGTTTCATTCGCAATGATGTCCCTTCCTTTCATGGGTGGCCCCTTGGTGCACCTTCGAATGCAGTTCCTCGTCCAGGTTTTGGCTATTCCCATTTCGAGCACCCTTACAGGCCTTACATAGGTGATGGCTATCCTGAAAGTATGCTCCATACTTTCCATAGGGGAGTCCAATGTGATGGTTGTGGGATGAATCCCATCTCTGGCCCACGCTACAAGTCTAAGGT GAAAGACAACTATGATTTGTGCAGTATTTGTTTCTCTCGGATGGGCAACAAAGATGATTATACAAGAATGGACAAGCCTTCTCCCTTTCCTCACAAAATGTTTAATCAT CACCCAAAGTCCCGCTGTGTTTCACTAGGTTTCACGACGAGGCCAACTCGAGAAAAACTTGAAGGCCGCTTCATTAAGGATGTGGCTGTCCATGATGGAACTATGATGGCCCCTAACACCAAATTTACAAAGATTTGGCGGATGCGTAACAATGGGACCACACCTTGGCCCTATGGTACTCGGATTGTGTGGGTCGGTGGAGATCACATTGCTTCCCAAGATAGGGTTCAGCTAGAG ATTCCGACGAACGGATTTGCAGTGGACAAAGAAATTGATATTGCAGTTGATTTTATCGCTCCACCACTCCCTGGGAGGTACATATCTTACTGGAGATTGGCTGCTCCTCTTGGGCAGAAGTTTGGTCAGCGAGTTTGGGTTCTTATCCAG GTGGAGAGCCCCAGTCCTCCGACCAGCGGCAGCAAACTGAGTTTGAACTTAAACCTTCCTCCCGCAGGCAGCAGCAGTTCTGTTATAGAAATGATGGGCACCAACGTCGAGACCAAGGACGAAGCTCACCCTCAGCCCAATGTGACCAACACTGCCGAGGAATTAATCAAGCCTCTGGTCGATGACGGCCCAGTTATTATAACTGATGAGCCTGTGGAGCCGCCGATTGTGGTCGTCCCTCCGGTACAATATCCTGCCGTCGATTTCCCGACGTCCGCACCGCCGCAGCCCCCGCCGTCGCCGCTGCTGCAGGCATTCAACCACGACAACTCTGTGGAGGAGGTGATGCtgaaggagttggaggagatGGGCTTCAAGCAGATCGACTTGAACAAGGAGGTCCTCAGGCAGAACAAGTACGACCTGGACCAGTCCGTGGGCGACCTCTGCGGGTTCTCGGAGTGGGACCCCCTTCTCATTGAGCTGGAGGAGATG GGTTTCGCCGACAAGGAGAGGAACAAGAAGATGCTGGAGAAGAACGGCGGGAGCATCAAGCGCGCCGTGATGGACCTCGTCGCCGAGGAGAAGAAACCCATCTAA
- the LOC109726028 gene encoding uncharacterized protein LOC109726028, producing the protein MARDLERSVLFRALSMRRTWVALFLVAYALVLSCSWRLLLSIRAWYAGAGEGAGAWRALYAAVMCGGVFGAAAMAAAAAAALPAAAVAWITVLVLLAFAGRPRRALGTTPTAHQATCRPRTSSSSSARQRRRRPLAAALLALSSAAPAGAAPRPTMMPL; encoded by the coding sequence ATGGCGCGGGATCTGGAGAGGTCGGTGCTGTTCCGGGCGCTGAGCATGCGGCGCACGTGGGTGGCGCTGTTCCTCGTCGCCTACGCGCTCGTGCTCTCCTGCTCGTggcgcctcctcctctccatcCGCGCCTGGTACGCCGGAGCCGGAGAAGGAGCCGGGGCGTGGAGGGCGCTGTACGCGGCGGTGATGTGCGGGGGGGTGttcggggcggcggcgatggcggcggcggcggcggcggcgttgccggcggcggcggtggcgtggATAACGGTGCTGGTGCTGCTGGCCTTCGCGGGGCGGCCGCGGCGGGCGCTGGGGACGACGCCGACCGCGCACCAGGCGACATGCCGCCCTCGCACCTCAAGCTCCTCCTCCGCGAGGCAACGCCGTCGCCGCCCTCTCGCCGCCGCCCTTCTCGcactctcctccgccgcccccgccggCGCCGCGCCGCGGCCGACGATGATGCCATTGTAG